AATAACTAATGTTGTTTGTGACTGTGCGATGATGTGAGAGGTTACTGACACACCCGGCCCCTTTGCCATGGGAGGGCTGTCGGAAAATTTTCACGGAGTATGTCCGATACCAAATTGGGCGATAGAAGGAGGGACTAAAATGGCAAAGCAAAAAATTCGTATTCGTTTGAAAGCTTACGATCACAGAATTCTTGATCAATCCGCTGAGAAAATTGTTGAAACAGCTAAACGTTCGGGTGCAGGTGTTTCCGGACCAATTCCGCTGCCAACTGAAAAACAAATCATTACTATTCTCCGTGCGGTACACAAGTACAAGGATTCTCGGGAACAATTCGAAATGCGCACACACAAGCGTTTGATCGACATTGTTAATCCGACTCCACAAACTGTGGATGCCTTGATGCGCTTGGACCTGCCGTCCGGTGTAGATATCGAAATTAAATTGTAATATGTAATCAGGAAAAGAAAAGAGGTGTCAACATGAAAGGTATCTTAGGAAAAAAACTCGGAATGACTCAAGTGTTTACCCCTGAAGGTAACGTACTTGCTGTTACGGTTATCGAAGCTGGTCCTTGTGTTGTTCTGCAAAAGAAAGATCTGGAAAACGATGGATACGAAGCTATCCAACTCGGGTTCTCTGATAAAAAAGAAAAAAGATCCAATAAACCTGAAGCAGGGCATGCTAAAAAAGCAAATACTGCACCTAAGCGCTACGTTCGTGAACTTCGTGGCATCGACCTTGCTGCGTACGAGGTTGGCCAAGAACTGAAGGCTGATGTCTTCACAGAAGGCGAATTCGTTGACGTAACAGGTATTTCTAAAGGTAAAGGTTTTGCCGGCGTTATCAAACGTTGGGGACAAAGCCGCGGACCAATGGCACACGGCTCGCGTTACCACAGAGGTCCAGGTTCTATGGGTTCCATTCAAGCTAACCGCGTTCCTAAAGGTAAACACCTGCCAGGACACATGGGGCATGAAACGGTAACAATCCAACGCCTTGAAGTTGTTAAGATCGATACAGAACGTAATGTATTGCTCGTGAAAGGTTCCATTCCAGGACCTAAAAACAGCTTCGTTAAAGTATTAGAAACGGTGAAAAAGTAATTAACTGAAGAAAGGAGGAACACGAAATGCCAAAAGTAGCACTATTTAATATTAGCGGCAGCCAGTTGGCGAAATTGAATTGAACGATGCAGTGTTCGGTATCGAGCCGAATAAACACGTTCTTCATGACGCTGTTGTTATGCAATTGGCTTCCCTGCGTCAAGGTACTCACAAAGTAAAAGGACGTTCTGAAGTACGTGGCGGCGGACGTAAACCTTGGAAACAAAAAGGTACTGGTCGCGCTCGTCAAGGTTCGATTCGTGCACCACAATGGGTTGGCGGCGGTACTGTATTCGGTCCGACTCCGCGCAGCTATGCTTACAAATTGCCTAAAAAAGTTCGTCGTCTGGCGATCAAATCGGCACTGTCATCCAAAGTGATTGAGAATGAAATCATCGTATTGGACGCTCTTACACTGAACGGACCTAAAACGAAAGAATTCGCAGC
This window of the Paenibacillus polymyxa genome carries:
- the rpsJ gene encoding 30S ribosomal protein S10 gives rise to the protein MAKQKIRIRLKAYDHRILDQSAEKIVETAKRSGAGVSGPIPLPTEKQIITILRAVHKYKDSREQFEMRTHKRLIDIVNPTPQTVDALMRLDLPSGVDIEIKL
- the rplC gene encoding 50S ribosomal protein L3; protein product: MKGILGKKLGMTQVFTPEGNVLAVTVIEAGPCVVLQKKDLENDGYEAIQLGFSDKKEKRSNKPEAGHAKKANTAPKRYVRELRGIDLAAYEVGQELKADVFTEGEFVDVTGISKGKGFAGVIKRWGQSRGPMAHGSRYHRGPGSMGSIQANRVPKGKHLPGHMGHETVTIQRLEVVKIDTERNVLLVKGSIPGPKNSFVKVLETVKK